From the genome of Phyllostomus discolor isolate MPI-MPIP mPhyDis1 chromosome 12, mPhyDis1.pri.v3, whole genome shotgun sequence, one region includes:
- the RIPOR1 gene encoding rho family-interacting cell polarization regulator 1 isoform X5 — MNSKKKGSPARTHSMMSLSVRPQRRLLSARVSRSQSFAGVLGSHERGPRSFSAFSPPGPPRKPPALSRVSRMFAVAHPAPKVPKPERLDLVYAALKRGLKAYLEVHQLEQEKLQGQIRESKRNSRLGFLYDLDKQVKSIERFLRRLEFHASKIDELYEAYCVQRRLRDGAYNMVRAYSTGSPGSREARDSLAEATRGHREYTESMCLLESELEAQLGEFHLRMKGLAGFARLCAGDQYEICMKYGRQRWKLRGRIEGSGKQVWDSEETVFLPLLTEFLSIKVTELKGLANHVVVGSVSCETKNLFAALPQIVAVDINDLGTIKLSLEVTWSPFDKDDQPSAASTVNKASTVTKRFSTYSQSPPDTPSLREQAFYNMLKRQEELENGTAWSLSSESSDDSSSPQLSGAARHSSAPRPLVQQPELLPIQVAFRRPETPTSGPTDEEGAMAPSLANGHAPYSRTLSHISEASVDAALAEASAEAEVLESQGPNPPAHPIPIHGEQPGPAPAVLDPESSVTSPTVSARGPAHTSTDPAPSVHLNSLHKVTDTSSPELPGPTHTTTSPTCNTVSPSSSAASLTHTATDSAHKSKPSTLTATGPSHSAMGPGQTTTPTQGPVLSTLTTAGPTPNTTSPVQTRSPTHPVTSPTLTTVSPSTPLDLATLPSPSAHTDPNLPGTDPLSCDHPASMPGTQAAPSTSYPSPACSNLEPLTSPSPESPGPTLQSPSPPSSPLAPVPQHSDDVSMAMATQAPPVPGAAGGAGDRRLEEALRALMAALDDYRGQFPELQGLEQEVIRLESLLMQRQGLTRSRASSLSITVEHALESFSFLNEDEDEANDGPGDRLPSSLEPGAEESLNSPSARPLSTECPALDTALVQHLYYCSRLLLKLGTFGPLRCQEAWALERLLREARVLEAVCELSRRWEVPVTSAQEVVQFSASRPGFLTFWDQCTEGLSPFICPVKQVLLTFCNQYGARLSLRQPGLAEAVCVKFLEEVLGQKLPRRPQPGPGEQLTVFQFWSYVETLHSPSMEAYVTETAEEVLLVQSLNSDDQAIVLKALRLAPEGRLRRDGLRALSSLLVHGNNKVMAAVSTQLRSLSLGPDFRERALLCFLDQLEDEDVQMRVAGCLALGCIKASEGIEPLVYLCQTDTEVVREAARQSLQQCGEEGQSAHRRLEESLDALPRIFGPGSMASTAF; from the exons GGAGCCCCGCGCGGACTCATTCCATGATGTCCCTGTCGGTGCGGCCGCAGCGCCGCCTGCTCAGCGCCCGGGTCAGTAGGAGCCAGTCCTTCGCAGGCGTCCTCGGCAGCCACGAGCGGGGGCCCAG GAGCTTCTCGGCCTTCAGTCCCCCAGGGCCCCCACGGAAGCCCCCAGCGCTCTCCCGAGTGTCCAGGATGTTTGCCGTGGCACACCCGGCCCCCAAGGTGCCGAAGCCAGAGCGGCTGGACTTGGTGTACGCTGCTCTCAAGCGGGGCCTGAA GGCCTATTTGGAAGTACACCAGCTGGAACAGGAGAAACTCCAAGGGCAGATAAGAGAATCCAAGAGGAATTCCCGCCTG GGCTTCCTGTATGACTTAGACAAG CAAGTCAAGTCCATTGAACGCTTCCTGCGGCGGCTGGAGTTCCATGCCAGCAAG ATCGACGAGCTATACGAGGCATACTGTGTCCAGCGGCGTCTCCGGGATGGTGCCTATAACATGGTCCGTGCCTACAGCACCGGGTCCCCAGGGAGCCGTGAGGCCCGGGACAGCCTGGCCGAGGCCACGCGGGGGCATCGAGAGTACACAGAG AGCATGTGTCTGCTGGAGAGTGAGCTGGAGGCACAGCTGGGCGAGTTCCATCTCCGGATGAAAG GGCTGGCTGGCTTCGCCCGGCTGTGTGCGGGTGATCAGTATGAG ATCTGCATGAAATATGGGCGTCAGCGCTGGAAACTACGGGGCCGCATTGAGGGTAGTGGAAAGCAGGTGTGGGACAGTGAGGAAACCGTCTTTCTTCCTCTGCTCACGGAATTCCTGTCCATCAAG GTGACAGAGCTGAAGGGCCTGGCCAACCATGTGGTTGTAGGCAGCGTCTCCTGCGAGACCAAGAACTTGTTTGCCGCTCTGCCCCAGATTGTGGCTGTGGACATCAATGACCTCGGCACCATCAAGCTCAGCCTGGAAGTCACGTGGAG ccccttcgATAAGGATGACCAGCCCTCGGCTGCTTCGACTGTCAACAAGGCCTCCACGGTCACCAAGCGCTTCTCTACCTATAGCCAGAGCCCCCCGGACACACCCTCGCTTAGGGAGCAGGCCTTCTAT AATATGCTGAAACGGCAGGAGGAGCTAGAGAATGGGACGGCATGGTCCCTGTCGTCCGAATCTTCAGATGATTCCTCCAGTCCTCAGCTCTCGGGCGCTGCCCGCCACTCctcagcccccaggcccctggtgCAGCAGCCTGAGCTTCTGCCCATCCAAGTTGCCTTCCGTAGGCCCGAGACCCCCACCTCTGGGCCCACAGATGAGGAGGGAGCCATGGCACCATCCCTGGCCAATGGGCACGCCCCCTACAGCCGGACTCTGAGCCACATCAGTGAGGCCAGTGTAGATGCCGCCTTGGCAGAGGCTTCAGCAGAGGCTGAGGTCCTAGAAAGCCAGGGGCCTAACCCACCTGCACACCCAATTCCTATCCATGGGGAGCAACCTGGTCCTGCCCCTGCTGTCCTGGACCCTGAATCTTCTGTCACAAGCCCCACTGTCAGTGCAAGAGGCCCTGCCCACACGTCTACAGACCCTGCCCCCTCTGTACATTTAAACTCACTTCACAAGGTCACAGACACTAGCTCTCCTGAACTACCAGGTCCCACTCACACCACTACAAGCCCCACCTGTAATACTGTAAGCCCTTCCAGCAGTGCTGCAAGCCTCACGCACACTGCCACAGACTCTGCCCACAAGTCCAAGCCCTCTACCCTCACTGCTACAGGCCCTTCCCACAGTGCCATGGGCCCAGGCCAAACCACAACTCCCACCCAGGGGCCAGTGCTTTCTACCCTCACTACTGCGGGTCCTACCCCCAACACTACAAGCCCAGTCCAG ACCAGaagccccacccaccctgtcACAAGCCCCACTCTTACAACTGTAAGCCCTTCCACTCCTCTAGACCTTGCCAcgctccccagcccctctgcacaCACAGACCCCAACCTCCCAGGCACCGACCCACTGTCCTGTGACCACCCAGCCTCCATGCCTGGCACTCAGGCAGCCCCAAGTACCTCCTACCCAAGTCCTGCCTGCTCTAATTTGGAACCCCTTACAAGCCCTTCCCCAGAGTCCCCAGGGCCCACCCTTCAGAGCCCAAGCCCCCCTTCCTCACCCTTAGCCCCCGTGCCCCAGCATTCAGACGACGTTAGCATGGCCATGGCTACCCAGGCCCCCCCAGTTCCAGGAGCAGCTGGAGGGGCTGGAGACAGGAGGCTGGAAGAGGCACTGAGGGCCCTAATGGCTGCCCTGGATGACTATCGCGGCCAATTCCCGGAGCTACAGGGCCTGGAGCAGGAGGTGATCCGGCTGGAGAGTCTGCTCATG CAGAGACAAGGCCTGACCCGGAGCCGGGCCTCCAGTCTTAGCATCACGGTGGAGCATGCGCTGGAGAGCTTCAGCTTCCTCAACGAGGATGAAGATGAAGCCAATGATGGTCCTGGAGACAG GCTCCCAAGCAGCCTGGAGCCCGGGGCTGAGGAGAGCCTCAACTCGCCCAGTGCCCGCCCGCTCAGCACGGAGTGTCCAGCTCTGGATACTGCCTTGGTCCAGCACCTGTACTACTGCAGCCGCCTCCTGCTG AAACTGGGCACGTTTGGGCCCCTGCGCTGCCAGGAGGCGTGGGCCCTGGAGCGGCTGCTGCGGGAGGCACGAGTGCTCGAGGCAGTATGCGAGCTTAGCAGGCGATGGGAAGTCCCTGTTACCTCTGCCCAGGAAG TGGTGCAGTTCTCGGCCTCTCGGCCTGGCTTTCTGACCTTCTGGGACCAGTGCACAGAAGGACTTAGCCCCTTCATCTGCCCTGTTAAGCAGGTGCTGCTCACCTTCTGCAATCAGTATGGTGCCCGTCTCTCCCTGCGACAGCCAGGCTTAGCTGAGGCTG TGTGTGTCAAGTTCCTGGAGGAAGTGCTGGGGCAGAAGCTGCCCAGAAGGCCCCAGCCGGGCCCTGGAGAACAGCTCACTGTCTTCCAGTTCTGGAGTTACGTGGAAACCTTGCACAGCCCATCTATGGAGGCCTATGTGACCGAGACTGCTGAGGAGG TGCTACTGGTGCAGAGCCTGAACTCAGACGACCAGGCTATTGTGCTCAAGGCTCTAAGGTTGGCACCTGAGGGGCGGCTGCGAAGGGACGGGCTTCGGGCCCTCAGCTCCCTGCTTGTCCATGGCAACAACAAGGTCATGGCCGCTGTCAGCACCCAGCTCCGGAGCCTGTCGCTGGGCCCTGACTTCCGGGAAAGG gccctgctctgcttCCTGGACCAACTCGAGGATGAGGACGTGCAGATGAGAGTGGCTGGCTGCCTGGCCCTAGGCTGCATCAAG GCTTCCGAGGGCATCGAGCCCCTGGTGTACCTGTGCCAAACGGACACGGAAGTCGTGAGGGAAGCTGCTCGGCAGAGCCTGCAACAGTGTG GGGAAGAGGGACAGTCTGCCCATCGCCGGCTAGAGGAGTCGCTGGACGCCCTGCCCCGGATCTTCGGGCCTGGCAGCATGGCCAGCACGGCATTCTAA
- the RIPOR1 gene encoding rho family-interacting cell polarization regulator 1 isoform X1 codes for MNSKKKGSPARTHSMMSLSVRPQRRLLSARVSRSQSFAGVLGSHERGPRSFSAFSPPGPPRKPPALSRVSRMFAVAHPAPKVPKPERLDLVYAALKRGLKAYLEVHQLEQEKLQGQIRESKRNSRLGFLYDLDKQVKSIERFLRRLEFHASKIDELYEAYCVQRRLRDGAYNMVRAYSTGSPGSREARDSLAEATRGHREYTESMCLLESELEAQLGEFHLRMKGLAGFARLCAGDQYEICMKYGRQRWKLRGRIEGSGKQVWDSEETVFLPLLTEFLSIKVTELKGLANHVVVGSVSCETKNLFAALPQIVAVDINDLGTIKLSLEVTWSPFDKDDQPSAASTVNKASTVTKRFSTYSQSPPDTPSLREQAFYNMLKRQEELENGTAWSLSSESSDDSSSPQLSGAARHSSAPRPLVQQPELLPIQVAFRRPETPTSGPTDEEGAMAPSLANGHAPYSRTLSHISEASVDAALAEASAEAEVLESQGPNPPAHPIPIHGEQPGPAPAVLDPESSVTSPTVSARGPAHTSTDPAPSVHLNSLHKVTDTSSPELPGPTHTTTSPTCNTVSPSSSAASLTHTATDSAHKSKPSTLTATGPSHSAMGPGQTTTPTQGPVLSTLTTAGPTPNTTSPVQTVSSSHTVTNLTSTVTSPTVKPLLSAQATPGPMSSAQGPAPPTISPTHTTASPTHTTASPTHTTASPTRTTDPIHTTTSPIHKARMTTHITISPIPNAKGQVQTTRSPTHPVTSPTLTTVSPSTPLDLATLPSPSAHTDPNLPGTDPLSCDHPASMPGTQAAPSTSYPSPACSNLEPLTSPSPESPGPTLQSPSPPSSPLAPVPQHSDDVSMAMATQAPPVPGAAGGAGDRRLEEALRALMAALDDYRGQFPELQGLEQEVIRLESLLMQRQGLTRSRASSLSITVEHALESFSFLNEDEDEANDGPGDRLPSSLEPGAEESLNSPSARPLSTECPALDTALVQHLYYCSRLLLKLGTFGPLRCQEAWALERLLREARVLEAVCELSRRWEVPVTSAQEVVQFSASRPGFLTFWDQCTEGLSPFICPVKQVLLTFCNQYGARLSLRQPGLAEAVCVKFLEEVLGQKLPRRPQPGPGEQLTVFQFWSYVETLHSPSMEAYVTETAEEVLLVQSLNSDDQAIVLKALRLAPEGRLRRDGLRALSSLLVHGNNKVMAAVSTQLRSLSLGPDFRERALLCFLDQLEDEDVQMRVAGCLALGCIKASEGIEPLVYLCQTDTEVVREAARQSLQQCGEEGQSAHRRLEESLDALPRIFGPGSMASTAF; via the exons GGAGCCCCGCGCGGACTCATTCCATGATGTCCCTGTCGGTGCGGCCGCAGCGCCGCCTGCTCAGCGCCCGGGTCAGTAGGAGCCAGTCCTTCGCAGGCGTCCTCGGCAGCCACGAGCGGGGGCCCAG GAGCTTCTCGGCCTTCAGTCCCCCAGGGCCCCCACGGAAGCCCCCAGCGCTCTCCCGAGTGTCCAGGATGTTTGCCGTGGCACACCCGGCCCCCAAGGTGCCGAAGCCAGAGCGGCTGGACTTGGTGTACGCTGCTCTCAAGCGGGGCCTGAA GGCCTATTTGGAAGTACACCAGCTGGAACAGGAGAAACTCCAAGGGCAGATAAGAGAATCCAAGAGGAATTCCCGCCTG GGCTTCCTGTATGACTTAGACAAG CAAGTCAAGTCCATTGAACGCTTCCTGCGGCGGCTGGAGTTCCATGCCAGCAAG ATCGACGAGCTATACGAGGCATACTGTGTCCAGCGGCGTCTCCGGGATGGTGCCTATAACATGGTCCGTGCCTACAGCACCGGGTCCCCAGGGAGCCGTGAGGCCCGGGACAGCCTGGCCGAGGCCACGCGGGGGCATCGAGAGTACACAGAG AGCATGTGTCTGCTGGAGAGTGAGCTGGAGGCACAGCTGGGCGAGTTCCATCTCCGGATGAAAG GGCTGGCTGGCTTCGCCCGGCTGTGTGCGGGTGATCAGTATGAG ATCTGCATGAAATATGGGCGTCAGCGCTGGAAACTACGGGGCCGCATTGAGGGTAGTGGAAAGCAGGTGTGGGACAGTGAGGAAACCGTCTTTCTTCCTCTGCTCACGGAATTCCTGTCCATCAAG GTGACAGAGCTGAAGGGCCTGGCCAACCATGTGGTTGTAGGCAGCGTCTCCTGCGAGACCAAGAACTTGTTTGCCGCTCTGCCCCAGATTGTGGCTGTGGACATCAATGACCTCGGCACCATCAAGCTCAGCCTGGAAGTCACGTGGAG ccccttcgATAAGGATGACCAGCCCTCGGCTGCTTCGACTGTCAACAAGGCCTCCACGGTCACCAAGCGCTTCTCTACCTATAGCCAGAGCCCCCCGGACACACCCTCGCTTAGGGAGCAGGCCTTCTAT AATATGCTGAAACGGCAGGAGGAGCTAGAGAATGGGACGGCATGGTCCCTGTCGTCCGAATCTTCAGATGATTCCTCCAGTCCTCAGCTCTCGGGCGCTGCCCGCCACTCctcagcccccaggcccctggtgCAGCAGCCTGAGCTTCTGCCCATCCAAGTTGCCTTCCGTAGGCCCGAGACCCCCACCTCTGGGCCCACAGATGAGGAGGGAGCCATGGCACCATCCCTGGCCAATGGGCACGCCCCCTACAGCCGGACTCTGAGCCACATCAGTGAGGCCAGTGTAGATGCCGCCTTGGCAGAGGCTTCAGCAGAGGCTGAGGTCCTAGAAAGCCAGGGGCCTAACCCACCTGCACACCCAATTCCTATCCATGGGGAGCAACCTGGTCCTGCCCCTGCTGTCCTGGACCCTGAATCTTCTGTCACAAGCCCCACTGTCAGTGCAAGAGGCCCTGCCCACACGTCTACAGACCCTGCCCCCTCTGTACATTTAAACTCACTTCACAAGGTCACAGACACTAGCTCTCCTGAACTACCAGGTCCCACTCACACCACTACAAGCCCCACCTGTAATACTGTAAGCCCTTCCAGCAGTGCTGCAAGCCTCACGCACACTGCCACAGACTCTGCCCACAAGTCCAAGCCCTCTACCCTCACTGCTACAGGCCCTTCCCACAGTGCCATGGGCCCAGGCCAAACCACAACTCCCACCCAGGGGCCAGTGCTTTCTACCCTCACTACTGCGGGTCCTACCCCCAACACTACAAGCCCAGTCCAGACCGTAAGCTCCAGCCACACTGTCACAAACCTGACAAGTACTGTTACAAGCCCCACTGTCAAGCCTTTGCTCTCTGCCCAAGCTACGCCAGGCCCTATGTCAAgtgcccagggccccgccccacctACTATAAGCCCCACCCACACTACTGCAAGCCCCACTCACACTACTGCAAGCCCCACCCACACTACTGCAAGCCCCACCCGTACCACAGACCCCATCCACACCACCACCAGCCCCATTCACAAAGCCAGGATGACCACTCACATCACTATAAGTCCAATCCCCAATGCTAAAGGCCAGGTCCAAACCACCAGaagccccacccaccctgtcACAAGCCCCACTCTTACAACTGTAAGCCCTTCCACTCCTCTAGACCTTGCCAcgctccccagcccctctgcacaCACAGACCCCAACCTCCCAGGCACCGACCCACTGTCCTGTGACCACCCAGCCTCCATGCCTGGCACTCAGGCAGCCCCAAGTACCTCCTACCCAAGTCCTGCCTGCTCTAATTTGGAACCCCTTACAAGCCCTTCCCCAGAGTCCCCAGGGCCCACCCTTCAGAGCCCAAGCCCCCCTTCCTCACCCTTAGCCCCCGTGCCCCAGCATTCAGACGACGTTAGCATGGCCATGGCTACCCAGGCCCCCCCAGTTCCAGGAGCAGCTGGAGGGGCTGGAGACAGGAGGCTGGAAGAGGCACTGAGGGCCCTAATGGCTGCCCTGGATGACTATCGCGGCCAATTCCCGGAGCTACAGGGCCTGGAGCAGGAGGTGATCCGGCTGGAGAGTCTGCTCATG CAGAGACAAGGCCTGACCCGGAGCCGGGCCTCCAGTCTTAGCATCACGGTGGAGCATGCGCTGGAGAGCTTCAGCTTCCTCAACGAGGATGAAGATGAAGCCAATGATGGTCCTGGAGACAG GCTCCCAAGCAGCCTGGAGCCCGGGGCTGAGGAGAGCCTCAACTCGCCCAGTGCCCGCCCGCTCAGCACGGAGTGTCCAGCTCTGGATACTGCCTTGGTCCAGCACCTGTACTACTGCAGCCGCCTCCTGCTG AAACTGGGCACGTTTGGGCCCCTGCGCTGCCAGGAGGCGTGGGCCCTGGAGCGGCTGCTGCGGGAGGCACGAGTGCTCGAGGCAGTATGCGAGCTTAGCAGGCGATGGGAAGTCCCTGTTACCTCTGCCCAGGAAG TGGTGCAGTTCTCGGCCTCTCGGCCTGGCTTTCTGACCTTCTGGGACCAGTGCACAGAAGGACTTAGCCCCTTCATCTGCCCTGTTAAGCAGGTGCTGCTCACCTTCTGCAATCAGTATGGTGCCCGTCTCTCCCTGCGACAGCCAGGCTTAGCTGAGGCTG TGTGTGTCAAGTTCCTGGAGGAAGTGCTGGGGCAGAAGCTGCCCAGAAGGCCCCAGCCGGGCCCTGGAGAACAGCTCACTGTCTTCCAGTTCTGGAGTTACGTGGAAACCTTGCACAGCCCATCTATGGAGGCCTATGTGACCGAGACTGCTGAGGAGG TGCTACTGGTGCAGAGCCTGAACTCAGACGACCAGGCTATTGTGCTCAAGGCTCTAAGGTTGGCACCTGAGGGGCGGCTGCGAAGGGACGGGCTTCGGGCCCTCAGCTCCCTGCTTGTCCATGGCAACAACAAGGTCATGGCCGCTGTCAGCACCCAGCTCCGGAGCCTGTCGCTGGGCCCTGACTTCCGGGAAAGG gccctgctctgcttCCTGGACCAACTCGAGGATGAGGACGTGCAGATGAGAGTGGCTGGCTGCCTGGCCCTAGGCTGCATCAAG GCTTCCGAGGGCATCGAGCCCCTGGTGTACCTGTGCCAAACGGACACGGAAGTCGTGAGGGAAGCTGCTCGGCAGAGCCTGCAACAGTGTG GGGAAGAGGGACAGTCTGCCCATCGCCGGCTAGAGGAGTCGCTGGACGCCCTGCCCCGGATCTTCGGGCCTGGCAGCATGGCCAGCACGGCATTCTAA